A window of Tautonia plasticadhaerens contains these coding sequences:
- a CDS encoding IS5 family transposase, whose translation MASAHMPDEFFDLVAHHLPPEPAIGPYGGRPPIGHRVALRVIWFVLATGNRWEDVPQELGCSGRTAHRRLRAWEEAGIWDRLHADLLRLLRKAGKLETDTVVVDGVTVRAFGGGEATGPSPVDRSRKGTKHTVMVSRTGVPLAIRTAGANESDHRQIIPLVLDFPSVAGKPGRPKQLPDDLYADRGYDSEGTRALLRWMGIEPHIAKRRTPHGSGLGKVRWVVERTIGWIKGLRRMRVRYDRLGVIQDTWTTLAACVICFRILHQDVM comes from the coding sequence ATGGCGAGCGCCCACATGCCGGACGAGTTCTTCGATCTGGTTGCCCACCACCTGCCGCCGGAACCGGCCATCGGCCCCTACGGCGGGCGTCCGCCGATCGGGCACCGGGTCGCCCTGCGTGTCATCTGGTTCGTCCTGGCCACCGGCAATCGCTGGGAGGATGTCCCGCAGGAACTCGGCTGCTCAGGTCGCACCGCCCATCGCCGGCTGCGGGCCTGGGAGGAGGCCGGCATCTGGGACCGCCTCCATGCCGACCTGCTGAGGCTGCTCCGCAAGGCTGGCAAGCTGGAGACCGACACGGTGGTCGTCGACGGCGTGACGGTGCGGGCCTTCGGCGGCGGCGAGGCGACCGGCCCGAGCCCCGTCGACCGCAGCAGGAAGGGCACGAAGCACACGGTGATGGTCAGTCGCACCGGAGTGCCGCTGGCGATCCGCACCGCCGGGGCCAACGAGAGCGACCACCGCCAGATCATCCCGCTGGTGCTCGACTTCCCGAGCGTCGCCGGCAAACCGGGCAGGCCGAAGCAGTTGCCGGATGACCTGTATGCCGACCGGGGCTACGACAGCGAGGGGACGAGGGCGTTACTGCGTTGGATGGGCATCGAGCCGCACATCGCCAAGCGTCGGACACCGCACGGCAGCGGGCTGGGCAAGGTCCGCTGGGTGGTGGAGCGGACGATCGGCTGGATCAAGGGCCTGCGGCGGATGCGGGTGCGGTACGACCGGCTGGGGGTGATCCAGGACACCTGGACGACCCTGGCGGCCTGTGTCATCTGCTTCCGTATCCTCCACCAGGATGTGATGTGA
- a CDS encoding response regulator transcription factor: protein MARAALKGDPVGAKSRDGRVGSSPATEGTNADDELVSLIVKELIGRSADRRPEATLRHLDGELLVVLLDVEVNGVRCLLVQAPPEPPRAVLVLSPRECEIARMVAKGYPNKTIAAVLEISSWTVGTHLRRIFAKLGVCSRAAMVARLAEEGLIRESAAHVEGFSPRWG, encoded by the coding sequence ATGGCCCGCGCGGCACTCAAAGGCGATCCGGTCGGTGCGAAGTCGCGGGATGGACGCGTCGGATCGTCCCCGGCGACCGAGGGGACCAACGCCGACGATGAGCTAGTGTCCTTGATAGTCAAGGAGCTGATCGGCCGATCGGCGGACCGGCGACCCGAGGCGACCCTGCGCCACCTCGACGGCGAACTGCTGGTCGTCCTGCTGGACGTCGAAGTCAACGGCGTCCGCTGCCTGCTCGTGCAGGCCCCGCCCGAACCCCCGCGGGCGGTGTTGGTCTTGAGCCCGCGCGAGTGCGAGATCGCGCGGATGGTGGCCAAGGGATATCCCAATAAGACCATCGCCGCTGTACTTGAAATTAGTTCGTGGACCGTCGGCACTCACCTGCGGCGGATCTTTGCCAAGCTTGGTGTCTGCTCCCGAGCGGCCATGGTGGCGCGACTTGCCGAGGAAGGCCTGATACGGGAGTCGGCCGCGCACGTCGAAGGTTTCTCCCCCCGCTGGGGTTGA